The following are encoded in a window of Legionella geestiana genomic DNA:
- a CDS encoding ArnT family glycosyltransferase has product MMTLLRPYLLLTLCALLLFAPGIARIPVIDRDEAHFAQASRQMLETGQYFAVRFQDTTRFQKPPGINWLQAASVKLTGSPVDSIYAYRLPSFLGALFSLWLLYGFSRTYAGERVAFMAALLLASTLLLNVEARMAVIDSALLATVILMQGALWRIWNAARAGQPVLSWHVWLFWCAMAAGGALKGVSPLFGGLTIAALSLLERDVHWIRALRPVRGLLLLGVLTLLWLWPLSVAEGRNYLMEMLNRDLLPKLRGGHESHGKPPLFHLAILPLTFWPASIFLWQGATHAIRERCTPQVRFLLAWLVPAWIFFELMPTKLPQYVLPTFPAIALLCAASLQAPLAKPRVFRVLLLLWGVLSLGLAMVPAALSWRLLDTLLPAALISGVGVLFYVMLAVWFSWRLEFKRTLCAILVAAFFLYAPLYSKVLPVLAPLWLPDAIGAHYPMSTKTPLWVAGFEEPSLVFVLGTKNVRFVSVKEALAALEAGQVESVLVQDSVLNAIEPLPRGLMVKWRERGFNYSKGRFVEVLLLKKENMHDTL; this is encoded by the coding sequence ATGATGACCCTTCTGCGACCGTATCTTTTACTGACGCTTTGCGCCCTGCTGCTGTTCGCGCCGGGGATTGCCCGCATTCCAGTCATTGACCGCGATGAGGCGCATTTTGCGCAGGCCTCGCGCCAGATGCTTGAAACAGGCCAGTATTTTGCGGTGCGCTTTCAAGATACCACCCGTTTTCAAAAACCTCCAGGCATCAACTGGCTGCAGGCGGCATCGGTAAAGCTGACGGGCTCGCCTGTCGACAGCATCTATGCCTATCGTCTGCCTTCGTTTTTAGGGGCACTTTTTTCTCTCTGGCTGCTGTATGGTTTTTCGCGCACGTATGCAGGTGAGCGTGTAGCCTTTATGGCCGCGCTGCTGCTCGCCTCCACCTTGCTTTTGAACGTGGAAGCGCGCATGGCGGTCATTGACAGCGCGCTTCTTGCAACGGTTATCCTGATGCAGGGAGCACTTTGGCGGATTTGGAACGCCGCGCGGGCAGGGCAGCCGGTTTTATCCTGGCATGTCTGGCTTTTCTGGTGTGCAATGGCGGCTGGAGGTGCCTTGAAGGGGGTGAGCCCACTTTTTGGGGGGTTGACCATTGCCGCACTTTCGCTGCTGGAGCGCGATGTTCACTGGATACGCGCGCTGCGTCCCGTGAGAGGGCTGTTACTTTTGGGCGTGCTGACGCTCCTCTGGCTCTGGCCGCTCAGTGTGGCAGAGGGGCGTAATTACCTCATGGAAATGCTGAATCGCGACCTTTTGCCAAAGCTTCGAGGCGGGCATGAATCCCATGGCAAGCCGCCGCTTTTTCACCTTGCCATTTTGCCGCTGACCTTCTGGCCTGCGTCCATTTTTCTCTGGCAGGGCGCAACACACGCCATTCGTGAACGCTGCACGCCGCAGGTGCGCTTTCTGCTCGCATGGCTCGTGCCTGCATGGATATTTTTTGAACTAATGCCCACTAAACTGCCGCAGTACGTGCTGCCGACGTTTCCGGCCATAGCACTCCTCTGTGCCGCATCGCTGCAGGCCCCTCTTGCGAAACCGCGCGTCTTTCGCGTGCTTCTGCTCCTCTGGGGCGTACTCTCGCTGGGTCTGGCCATGGTTCCTGCGGCACTTTCCTGGCGATTGCTGGATACGTTACTGCCAGCAGCACTCATCAGTGGGGTGGGTGTGCTCTTTTATGTCATGCTTGCTGTCTGGTTTTCATGGCGTTTAGAGTTTAAGCGCACCCTGTGTGCCATTCTGGTCGCCGCCTTTTTTCTCTATGCGCCTTTATACAGTAAGGTCTTGCCAGTACTCGCGCCGCTCTGGCTGCCGGATGCCATTGGCGCGCATTACCCCATGAGTACAAAAACGCCATTATGGGTGGCAGGCTTCGAAGAGCCTTCGCTCGTTTTTGTGCTCGGCACTAAAAATGTGCGCTTTGTATCGGTGAAAGAGGCACTGGCGGCTCTGGAGGCCGGGCAGGTTGAAAGCGTGCTGGTGCAGGATTCGGTACTGAATGCAATAGAGCCATTGCCACGCGGTTTGATGGTCAAGTGGCGCGAGCGCGGGTTTAATTACAGCAAGGGACGCTTCGTTGAGGTTTTGCTGCTTAAAAAGGAGAATATGCATGACACCCTTTGA
- a CDS encoding site-2 protease family protein: MPELSLIQQIAVWVLPVLLAITLHEAAHGFVAWRLGDPTAKLLGRVSVNPVRHIDPVGTLFVPLLMGVITQFSFVFGWAKPVPFNPANLRNKKYGPALVAIAGPLSNLLMASLWAGLLKTATLLHPESSVPALFLLLTARAGILINLLLLFLNIIPIPPLDGSRVLACFLPYKAARQYELLEPYGFLIVLLLAVTGILGQFIGPMIALSLGFFRAVLGL, from the coding sequence ATGCCTGAATTAAGCCTCATCCAACAAATCGCCGTCTGGGTTTTACCCGTACTCCTCGCCATCACACTGCACGAAGCCGCACATGGATTCGTTGCCTGGCGCCTTGGCGACCCTACGGCAAAACTGCTGGGGCGGGTAAGTGTGAATCCTGTGCGCCACATCGACCCCGTTGGCACGCTTTTCGTCCCCCTCCTGATGGGCGTCATCACGCAGTTCAGCTTTGTATTCGGCTGGGCAAAGCCAGTTCCTTTTAACCCGGCGAACCTGCGTAACAAAAAATATGGCCCCGCACTGGTCGCCATCGCCGGGCCCCTTTCAAACCTCCTGATGGCAAGCCTCTGGGCAGGACTGTTAAAAACAGCGACCCTTTTACACCCGGAAAGCTCCGTTCCGGCACTTTTTCTCCTCTTAACGGCACGCGCCGGTATTCTCATCAATCTGTTACTGCTGTTTTTAAACATCATTCCCATACCGCCACTCGATGGCAGTCGGGTGCTCGCCTGTTTTCTGCCCTACAAGGCGGCGCGCCAGTATGAACTCCTTGAACCTTATGGCTTTCTTATCGTGCTCCTGCTGGCTGTCACCGGCATCCTTGGCCAGTTTATCGGGCCGATGATTGCACTCTCGCTCGGTTTTTTCCGAGCCGTGCTGGGGTTGTAG
- a CDS encoding glycosyltransferase family 2 protein, whose amino-acid sequence MVYENPVALSVIIPVLNEAENIRHLYDEIVTALPAESCALEVVFVDDGSTDGTRALLAEMAASDSRVRVVLHVRNYGQSAALVSGARAAMHPLLVTLDGDGQNDPADIPRLLEARTHARAIVLGNRARRQDNGLRRLSSRIGNGIRNAILKDGCPDTGCSLKLFPRDAFLALPHFNHLHRYLPALFLRAGFQLLNVPVNHRPRQFGVSKYGVMNRLFVGMRDLIGVRWLMARPCSPEVIDA is encoded by the coding sequence ATGGTGTATGAAAACCCTGTTGCATTGTCAGTAATCATTCCCGTGCTGAATGAGGCGGAAAATATTCGGCATTTATATGATGAAATCGTTACAGCTCTTCCAGCTGAATCCTGCGCGCTCGAGGTAGTGTTTGTGGATGATGGCAGTACCGATGGCACCCGTGCGCTGCTCGCAGAAATGGCTGCATCTGACTCGCGCGTGCGTGTAGTGCTGCATGTGCGCAATTACGGCCAGAGTGCGGCCCTTGTCAGTGGTGCGCGTGCTGCTATGCATCCGCTGCTGGTTACCCTCGATGGCGATGGTCAGAACGACCCCGCGGATATTCCGCGCCTGCTTGAAGCGCGCACGCACGCACGCGCCATTGTGCTCGGTAACCGGGCAAGGCGTCAGGATAACGGCCTTCGCCGCCTATCATCGCGCATCGGTAATGGCATTCGTAACGCGATATTAAAAGATGGCTGCCCTGATACGGGCTGCAGCCTGAAACTTTTTCCACGCGATGCGTTTCTTGCACTGCCGCATTTTAATCACCTGCACCGCTACCTGCCGGCGCTTTTTCTGCGAGCGGGCTTTCAACTGTTGAATGTGCCGGTTAATCATCGCCCGCGCCAGTTTGGCGTTTCCAAATATGGGGTGATGAACCGGCTTTTTGTCGGCATGCGCGACCTTATCGGTGTGCGCTGGCTGATGGCGCGCCCCTGCTCACCGGAGGTCATTGACGCATGA
- a CDS encoding phosphatase PAP2 family protein: protein MTPFDRLFRALTRPVTVVAGMLLIVLCIRYVDRPLAEFFFQAHIRTHYPWLAWVTRIGLGPLYFAGFFLLALFFRFVKKNPLYEARAWFLWFCTVITASICLVLKVNIGRARPGLWLYHHIEGFYGFDTHSQYWSLPSGHTTIVMSVAVGFGIIFPRYLWALLCAGLAVAASRVLLTHHYLSDVLVAAWLVVVEMGVLVLLFRRWSWFGAVVGSRASLVPNVLQEMNHGV, encoded by the coding sequence ATGACACCCTTTGACAGGCTTTTTCGTGCGCTGACGCGCCCGGTGACGGTTGTGGCTGGTATGCTGCTGATAGTGCTTTGCATCCGTTATGTCGACCGACCGCTGGCAGAGTTCTTTTTTCAAGCGCATATTCGCACGCATTACCCATGGCTTGCATGGGTGACCCGCATAGGTCTTGGTCCACTGTATTTTGCCGGATTCTTTCTGCTCGCGCTTTTTTTTCGTTTTGTTAAGAAAAACCCGCTCTACGAAGCCCGCGCATGGTTTTTGTGGTTTTGTACGGTTATTACCGCGAGCATTTGTCTGGTGTTAAAGGTTAATATTGGGCGTGCGCGTCCAGGGCTTTGGCTCTATCACCATATTGAGGGGTTTTACGGTTTTGACACCCATTCTCAGTACTGGTCACTGCCTTCCGGGCACACGACCATCGTCATGAGCGTGGCAGTGGGATTCGGCATTATTTTTCCGCGCTATCTTTGGGCGCTTTTGTGTGCGGGATTGGCGGTTGCGGCCTCGCGTGTGCTGCTTACGCATCATTATCTCAGTGATGTGCTGGTAGCCGCCTGGCTTGTTGTTGTGGAAATGGGTGTTTTGGTGCTGCTTTTTCGCCGATGGAGCTGGTTTGGCGCTGTTGTCGGCAGCAGGGCGTCGCTTGTTCCTAACGTTTTACAGGAAATGAACCATGGTGTATGA
- a CDS encoding 4-phosphoerythronate dehydrogenase yields the protein MPRLLVDASLPALEAAFPPPFSLIRYQSLHELKEQLAHADALLCRSTLEVDETLLKGASLSALATASSGTSHIDKDALAAHGIILIDAKGCNAVAVADYVVACLAHLAQRLSVHPKTAGVIGMGEVGTRVEARLRALNLEVHAIDPPRAVREPDFNSADMDVLSECDLICLHADLHDSPPFPTRGLLNADRLKRLKQGAILLNAARGELVDEAALLKTRLLYCTDVWHHEPDIHAETVAFATLCTPHIAGHSIEGKNNAVWFASARLHRYFGLAPVEMPSIKSKTSALPLKTDWATCALALYDPLPETRALKAAKDKKDAFLTLRKAHTVRHDFGEVCEDGVDPLIQCILGMK from the coding sequence ATGCCGCGTCTGCTGGTCGACGCGAGCCTCCCGGCACTGGAGGCGGCTTTCCCGCCCCCCTTTAGTCTCATACGCTACCAGAGCCTGCACGAACTTAAAGAACAGCTTGCGCACGCTGATGCGCTGCTGTGTCGCTCGACCCTTGAGGTCGATGAAACACTGTTAAAAGGCGCGAGCCTGAGCGCACTGGCGACAGCCAGCAGTGGCACGAGCCACATCGACAAGGATGCACTTGCCGCACACGGTATTATCCTTATTGACGCAAAAGGCTGCAATGCGGTGGCGGTAGCCGATTATGTGGTAGCGTGTCTCGCGCACCTTGCGCAACGTTTAAGCGTGCATCCTAAAACTGCGGGGGTGATTGGGATGGGAGAAGTCGGCACGCGGGTGGAGGCGCGCCTTCGCGCACTGAACCTCGAGGTTCATGCCATCGACCCGCCACGTGCCGTGCGGGAACCGGATTTTAACAGTGCAGACATGGACGTGCTCTCCGAGTGCGACCTTATCTGCCTGCACGCCGACCTGCATGATTCCCCCCCCTTCCCCACGCGCGGGCTTTTAAACGCCGACAGGCTAAAACGCCTGAAGCAGGGCGCCATACTGCTTAATGCCGCGCGCGGCGAGCTGGTGGATGAAGCGGCACTCCTTAAGACCAGGCTCCTCTACTGCACGGATGTCTGGCACCACGAGCCCGATATCCATGCCGAGACAGTTGCGTTTGCGACACTTTGCACCCCGCACATCGCGGGGCACAGCATCGAGGGAAAAAATAATGCCGTATGGTTTGCAAGCGCACGCCTGCACCGCTATTTTGGGCTTGCACCGGTCGAAATGCCCTCGATAAAATCGAAGACTTCAGCACTTCCATTAAAAACCGACTGGGCAACCTGCGCCCTCGCACTCTACGACCCGCTCCCGGAAACACGGGCTTTAAAAGCGGCAAAGGACAAGAAAGACGCGTTTCTAACGCTTAGAAAGGCACACACAGTGCGCCATGATTTTGGTGAAGTGTGTGAGGATGGGGTAGACCCCTTAATACAGTGTATTTTAGGGATGAAGTGA